A genomic segment from Tindallia californiensis encodes:
- a CDS encoding NRAMP family divalent metal transporter, with protein MNIDPKKQNAAALLGAAFIMATSAIGPGFLTQSATFTEQYGTNFAFVILVSIILNLVVQVNIWRIIGVSGLRGQDIANKVLPGLGYFVAFLVALGGLAFNIGNIGGAALGINVLTGLDTQYGGLIAGIIGITIFISKDAKPIVDKVTKTLGILMIILVAYVAATSGPPVGEAAIRSIAPENPMLLVFPIITLLGGTVGGYITFAGAHRLIDAKISGEENLGHITRSAVTGIGVASVMRVLFFLAVLGVVHRGLALDPENPAASAFLHGAGTIGYRFFGIVLLSAGITSVIGAAYTSVSFLKTLSRTIDRHEQKFIIGFIAFSTFVMSFVGSPATLLVLAGSLNGLILPVTLGSMLLASRRKDIIGDYQHPTWLIVLGVITVVLTAYSGFMSLQNIANLF; from the coding sequence ATGAACATTGATCCCAAAAAACAAAACGCAGCAGCACTCTTAGGAGCTGCCTTTATCATGGCAACTTCTGCCATCGGCCCCGGCTTTCTTACACAATCGGCAACTTTTACAGAGCAATACGGTACCAACTTTGCTTTTGTTATTCTCGTATCAATTATTCTTAATTTGGTGGTACAGGTAAATATCTGGCGAATTATCGGCGTGTCTGGTCTTCGTGGACAAGATATTGCCAATAAGGTATTGCCTGGCTTAGGCTATTTTGTTGCTTTTCTGGTAGCACTTGGCGGACTTGCCTTTAATATTGGGAATATTGGAGGAGCCGCCTTGGGAATCAACGTCTTAACCGGTCTTGATACACAGTATGGTGGTTTAATCGCTGGCATTATAGGCATTACTATTTTTATAAGCAAAGATGCAAAACCCATTGTAGATAAAGTAACCAAAACCCTGGGGATTCTAATGATTATTTTGGTAGCCTATGTGGCAGCAACCAGCGGCCCGCCGGTAGGAGAAGCGGCTATCCGAAGCATTGCACCAGAAAACCCGATGTTGTTAGTCTTTCCTATTATTACGCTGCTAGGAGGGACGGTTGGCGGTTACATTACTTTTGCCGGTGCTCATCGCCTCATTGATGCGAAGATATCGGGAGAAGAGAATTTAGGCCACATTACCCGCAGTGCTGTAACGGGTATAGGCGTTGCTTCTGTCATGCGGGTACTGTTCTTTCTGGCGGTACTAGGGGTGGTTCATCGAGGCCTGGCCCTTGATCCGGAAAATCCAGCAGCATCTGCTTTTCTTCATGGAGCTGGAACTATTGGGTATCGATTTTTTGGAATTGTTCTGCTGTCAGCCGGCATAACATCTGTAATCGGTGCAGCCTATACCTCTGTTTCATTTCTTAAGACGCTTAGCCGCACAATTGACAGGCATGAACAAAAATTCATCATTGGATTTATCGCTTTTTCAACCTTTGTCATGAGCTTTGTAGGAAGTCCGGCAACTTTACTAGTATTAGCTGGATCGTTAAATGGATTGATTTTGCCAGTCACCTTGGGCAGTATGTTGTTAGCTTCCAGAAGGAAAGACATTATCGGGGATTATCAGCATCCGACCTGGCTAATTGTATTAGGAGTGATAACCGTTGTGTTGACAGCGTACAGTGGTTTTATGTCATTACAGAACATCGCAAACTTGTTCTAG
- a CDS encoding sigma-54-dependent transcriptional regulator: MALEILIIDDEETLRMSLVEGLKDMGHNVYAASDGKTGMEAIESKGPQAVMLDIRLPDANGLQLIQSIKAIDESIQIIIMTAYGDIRTAVSAIKQGAFDYIHKPFDLDEIQVILKRIEETLRMKQKLFLLEKESDALIRQPIIGQHPSMSDVFHKIEVLSKNDDVTVLIRGETGTGKELVASAIHHASSRKNAPLVSINCAALSQNLIESELFGHEKNAFTGANALKKGLIEIADGGSVFLDEIGELKPDTQTKFLRVLEDKKMKRVGGLEDIQVDVRIIAATNKDLEKAIEEKEFREDLYYRLNVVPVCLPPLRERGEDILLIARHFLTLYNQKFHKQIEGFTKEAEKCLLDYPWKGNIRELKNVVERMVILHTGKTIDEKALPSDIGENNKKTPKEKKHWMMEETEIPEGFSLEEHLKEIEACYLNHALEKCHHNHTQAAELLGISRFALKRRTEKRKK; the protein is encoded by the coding sequence ATGGCATTGGAAATATTGATTATTGATGACGAAGAAACGCTTCGAATGTCTTTGGTAGAAGGACTGAAAGATATGGGGCATAATGTTTATGCAGCTTCAGATGGCAAAACAGGAATGGAAGCCATCGAAAGCAAAGGTCCACAAGCGGTGATGCTGGATATACGGTTGCCGGATGCCAATGGACTACAACTCATTCAGTCAATCAAAGCAATTGATGAAAGCATACAGATTATCATTATGACAGCCTATGGCGATATTAGAACAGCCGTATCGGCGATCAAACAAGGGGCCTTTGACTATATTCATAAACCCTTTGATCTGGACGAAATTCAAGTAATACTTAAACGAATCGAAGAAACCCTAAGAATGAAGCAGAAATTGTTTCTCTTGGAAAAGGAATCCGATGCTCTGATACGTCAACCAATTATTGGTCAACATCCTTCGATGAGTGATGTTTTTCATAAAATAGAAGTGCTGTCAAAAAACGATGATGTCACCGTTCTGATTCGTGGAGAAACAGGAACAGGAAAAGAACTGGTAGCTTCCGCCATTCATCACGCCAGTTCCCGAAAAAATGCCCCTCTTGTCAGCATTAATTGTGCCGCTCTTTCTCAAAATCTTATAGAGAGCGAACTGTTTGGTCATGAGAAAAATGCATTTACAGGCGCTAATGCATTGAAAAAAGGACTGATAGAAATTGCCGATGGTGGAAGTGTTTTTTTAGATGAAATAGGAGAGTTGAAGCCGGATACACAAACAAAATTTTTGCGAGTGCTGGAAGATAAAAAAATGAAACGAGTCGGTGGATTAGAAGATATTCAGGTAGATGTGCGTATTATTGCAGCTACCAATAAAGACTTAGAAAAAGCCATAGAAGAAAAAGAGTTTCGGGAAGACTTATATTATCGGTTGAATGTAGTGCCTGTTTGCTTACCGCCGTTGAGAGAACGTGGAGAAGACATTTTATTGATTGCACGCCATTTTTTGACGCTATATAACCAAAAATTTCATAAGCAAATAGAAGGTTTCACCAAAGAAGCAGAAAAATGCTTGCTGGATTATCCATGGAAAGGCAATATCCGGGAACTCAAAAATGTGGTGGAACGAATGGTGATTTTGCATACGGGTAAAACCATTGATGAAAAAGCCTTACCATCGGATATAGGGGAAAACAATAAGAAGACGCCAAAGGAAAAGAAGCATTGGATGATGGAAGAAACGGAAATACCGGAGGGATTTTCTTTAGAAGAGCACCTGAAGGAAATAGAAGCCTGTTATCTGAATCATGCATTGGAAAAATGCCATCATAATCATACCCAGGCGGCAGAATTGTTGGGGATTAGCCGATTTGCCTTAAAGCGCCGTACAGAAAAACGAAAGAAATGA
- a CDS encoding sensor histidine kinase, whose product MKWFRFDIENKILIPFMILFILAIVTLGSVSYWTGYQMLLRNETDHLQKHLQSFSVYLNELNAKVETGELALEEAKGKAIAFYYLNGSENGFIMAEDRLLASLFITEEEWISTFAQEEKSDAGGSMKVGNSVLVYRKYPPWNWTLGYGMNRQLFSETVLESQKYIILLAIVSLVVSMQAAILVAYHISNPVRQLVDAFSRIGRDHMSEKISFSRKDEIGQLAEAFNEMMERLRLSTTKLLDMTRFNEDILRSITTGIITTDADGKVLSANPAAKEILNTFPKDPEDDLINVKEIRHQINTTLSRGKCLNRLHTLEKEGLAEKRYLDSMTSQLKNEKEEVIGVICSFRDITERKRIENNMELLDRLSSIGQLAAGMAHEIRNPLAGMKTSLQVLQRRSQSTENETSHRLFQSTLYEIDRIDSLITELLNFARPRKPTYEIVDVSKVLYRTLELQRKSIEEKKVHVEMNLTDSMLCILADSHQLEQIFLNLMINAINAMKREGTLTINIFSDQKKKGIGADNPSQVVIEFKDNGKGMKADEIEKIFLPFYTTDPQGTGLGLSVVHELVKENNGKIEVNSKEGEGSCFRILFPEASGEGG is encoded by the coding sequence TTGAAATGGTTTCGTTTTGATATTGAAAACAAAATACTAATCCCTTTTATGATCCTCTTTATTCTAGCGATTGTTACCTTAGGAAGTGTTTCTTACTGGACGGGGTATCAAATGTTGCTTCGAAACGAAACAGATCACCTTCAAAAACACCTACAGAGTTTTTCTGTGTACCTTAATGAATTAAATGCCAAGGTAGAAACAGGAGAGTTAGCACTGGAGGAAGCTAAAGGCAAAGCGATTGCCTTTTATTACCTGAATGGCTCCGAAAATGGGTTCATTATGGCAGAGGACCGATTATTAGCAAGTCTTTTTATCACAGAAGAAGAATGGATTTCAACCTTTGCGCAAGAAGAAAAGTCGGATGCTGGCGGAAGTATGAAAGTAGGGAACAGCGTGTTGGTATACCGCAAATACCCACCTTGGAACTGGACATTAGGCTATGGAATGAATCGCCAGTTATTTTCGGAAACCGTCTTAGAAAGCCAGAAATATATTATTTTACTGGCCATCGTTTCGTTGGTAGTATCCATGCAGGCAGCAATTTTGGTTGCGTACCATATTTCAAACCCTGTTCGGCAGTTAGTGGACGCCTTTAGTCGCATAGGGCGAGATCATATGAGCGAAAAAATTTCTTTTAGCCGGAAGGATGAAATTGGACAACTGGCAGAAGCGTTTAATGAAATGATGGAACGATTGCGCCTGAGTACTACGAAATTGTTGGATATGACCAGATTTAATGAAGATATTTTAAGGAGCATTACGACGGGAATCATTACAACAGATGCGGATGGAAAGGTACTTTCCGCTAATCCGGCGGCAAAAGAAATCTTAAACACCTTTCCGAAGGACCCTGAGGATGACTTGATAAATGTAAAAGAAATACGCCATCAGATTAACACCACTCTAAGCCGCGGAAAATGCTTGAACAGATTGCACACTTTGGAAAAGGAAGGGTTAGCTGAAAAACGATACCTGGACAGCATGACGTCTCAGCTAAAAAATGAAAAGGAAGAAGTCATAGGCGTTATTTGTAGCTTTAGAGACATTACAGAACGAAAACGAATTGAAAACAATATGGAACTTTTAGATCGCCTTAGTTCCATCGGGCAGTTAGCGGCAGGGATGGCTCATGAAATTCGTAATCCATTGGCGGGAATGAAAACCAGCCTTCAAGTGCTGCAGCGGAGAAGCCAATCGACAGAAAACGAAACCAGCCACCGACTTTTTCAAAGCACCTTGTATGAAATTGACCGCATTGACAGTCTGATCACCGAACTGTTAAATTTTGCTCGCCCTAGAAAACCGACATATGAGATAGTGGACGTATCCAAGGTGCTTTATAGAACCCTTGAATTGCAACGAAAATCCATTGAAGAAAAAAAGGTTCATGTAGAGATGAACCTAACCGATTCAATGCTATGCATTTTAGCGGACAGCCACCAATTAGAACAAATCTTTCTAAATCTGATGATCAATGCTATCAATGCTATGAAAAGAGAAGGGACGTTAACAATAAATATTTTTTCAGATCAAAAAAAGAAAGGAATCGGTGCTGACAATCCTTCACAGGTAGTGATTGAGTTTAAGGACAATGGCAAAGGAATGAAAGCAGATGAAATAGAAAAGATTTTTCTTCCCTTTTACACAACAGATCCTCAAGGAACCGGTTTAGGTCTCTCTGTGGTACATGAATTAGTGAAGGAAAACAACGGAAAAATTGAAGTGAATAGTAAAGAGGGTGAAGGTAGCTGCTTTCGGATTTTATTTCCGGAGGCTTCTGGAGAAGGAGGCTAA
- a CDS encoding sodium:solute symporter family protein, whose amino-acid sequence MNKSIVYLIYFTGYTMILLFIGKGGFKRTNNLRDFFLANNSLGLLMSMATFSATWFSAASMQGVSGSIFAYGYNTVLYAVIPWFLGAVMLVLLATRLREYDLMTVPEYFYIRYGSKNMQAAGGVMIVIIYILYIIIQIRGFGIVISEFLDINYTFSILLVYLFVMYTSFGGLFSVARTDSLNITLIVTGIFLAAILILKETGGITEMHHQAALIDTKAFPGLPEATEPGGLLDPFSKSAAPPLLTVTSLFGWGMGLAANPQYALRIHSAKSTGTALRMISFSVLLLAAMYIGILIIGIGSRVLQPEIIGIQSVDEVLPFVINNVIYSRFSGLLLISIVAAAISTANSQLLVAASGFSYDIYKNIFCPQVTEEKLLLINRAFVFFAGTISLLLSLKPPESLLVYGGYIWGFFTVSFFLPLYGGLFWKKASYKGAVASFLSGFMVMGLAMGMNVEARFHIHPAFPGFLASSAAFFSMSFYSVHKKKEKNINGNH is encoded by the coding sequence ATGAATAAGTCAATTGTTTATTTAATCTATTTTACGGGATATACAATGATCCTTCTATTTATAGGGAAAGGCGGATTTAAAAGAACCAATAATCTGAGAGATTTCTTTTTAGCAAACAATAGCCTGGGCCTTTTAATGAGTATGGCCACTTTTTCGGCCACCTGGTTTAGTGCAGCTTCTATGCAAGGCGTTTCTGGGTCTATTTTTGCTTACGGTTATAATACAGTGCTTTATGCCGTTATTCCTTGGTTTTTAGGCGCTGTCATGCTGGTGCTGTTAGCAACTCGACTGCGGGAATATGATTTGATGACAGTTCCGGAATACTTTTACATAAGGTACGGTAGCAAGAATATGCAGGCCGCTGGAGGGGTAATGATTGTCATAATTTATATTCTATACATTATTATTCAGATAAGAGGCTTCGGTATTGTTATCTCGGAATTTTTAGACATCAATTATACCTTTTCTATTTTACTGGTGTATTTGTTTGTGATGTATACTAGTTTTGGAGGCTTGTTTTCAGTAGCAAGAACAGACAGTTTGAATATCACATTAATTGTGACGGGCATTTTTTTAGCCGCCATCCTAATCCTGAAAGAAACAGGTGGCATTACTGAAATGCACCATCAGGCAGCCTTGATTGACACGAAGGCTTTTCCGGGGCTACCGGAAGCGACTGAACCGGGCGGCTTGCTAGATCCTTTTTCTAAATCAGCGGCTCCGCCCTTGTTAACGGTGACCTCTTTATTTGGGTGGGGGATGGGGTTGGCCGCAAACCCTCAATATGCCCTTCGGATCCATTCGGCTAAGAGTACAGGGACGGCGCTTCGGATGATTTCTTTTTCGGTACTGTTACTGGCGGCCATGTATATAGGCATTTTAATTATTGGAATTGGTAGTAGGGTATTACAGCCAGAAATTATTGGGATTCAGTCTGTTGACGAAGTGTTGCCCTTTGTGATCAATAATGTTATTTACTCTCGGTTTAGCGGGTTATTACTGATTAGCATTGTGGCCGCCGCTATTTCGACAGCGAACTCCCAACTTTTAGTGGCAGCCAGTGGGTTTAGTTATGATATCTATAAAAACATATTTTGCCCACAAGTAACGGAAGAAAAACTACTATTGATTAACAGAGCCTTTGTCTTTTTTGCCGGAACTATTTCCTTACTTCTTTCCTTAAAACCACCGGAAAGTTTATTAGTATATGGTGGTTACATCTGGGGATTTTTTACCGTAAGTTTTTTTCTTCCTCTCTATGGAGGCCTTTTCTGGAAAAAAGCCAGCTATAAAGGGGCGGTTGCATCTTTTTTATCAGGATTTATGGTTATGGGACTGGCAATGGGAATGAACGTGGAAGCTCGTTTTCATATTCATCCCGCTTTTCCTGGATTTTTAGCATCCAGCGCAGCCTTTTTTTCTATGAGTTTTTACTCTGTTCATAAGAAGAAAGAAAAAAACATCAATGGTAATCATTAA
- a CDS encoding HD-GYP domain-containing protein: MISLTQLTNRLSRASDMVSPALNGHQQQVAYISWHIGKQIGLTPKRMNELYAASVLHDIGGLSMKERLKLLSFELINPHLHGEIGWLLLKDYPEFKKEAKIIRHHHVSWDYGRGKRNLGDEVPLESHIIHMADRITTSSILDSTALNQAKPIVDKIKSLKGSKFHPELVEALEKLADKEYFWLDLHSVLKEKHCYSPPEPEDIKVEEGRLLSISKLFARVIDFRSRFTAVHSEGVSSVATTIASCLELSENDCTDIEIAGYLHDIGKLTVPSEILDKPGDLTAEEYNVMKGHTYYGYILLKDLEGMERIKDYVSFHHEKINGTGYPFKLTGKELPVGSRIMAVADILTALTENRPYRKGMTKDKALLILGEMAKAEELDPEIVQLAQDCYSEIRESRIKGQEQARSRYDTFASKIGDRID; encoded by the coding sequence ATGATTTCATTGACACAATTGACAAACCGGTTATCGCGGGCATCCGACATGGTAAGTCCTGCGCTGAATGGCCATCAGCAACAAGTAGCTTATATTTCCTGGCATATAGGAAAACAGATAGGGTTAACACCAAAGCGAATGAATGAATTATATGCCGCATCAGTTTTGCACGATATCGGAGGCCTTAGCATGAAAGAAAGGCTTAAACTCCTCTCTTTTGAATTGATCAACCCTCATCTTCATGGAGAAATTGGGTGGTTATTACTTAAAGATTATCCTGAATTCAAAAAAGAAGCCAAAATCATTCGTCATCATCATGTTTCCTGGGATTATGGAAGAGGCAAAAGGAATTTAGGGGACGAAGTGCCATTGGAAAGCCATATTATTCACATGGCCGATCGGATTACTACGTCGTCGATACTGGATTCTACTGCATTAAATCAGGCGAAACCTATTGTTGATAAAATTAAAAGCCTTAAAGGGAGCAAATTTCACCCCGAGCTTGTGGAGGCCTTAGAGAAATTAGCGGACAAAGAGTATTTCTGGTTAGATTTACACTCTGTCTTAAAAGAAAAACATTGCTACTCTCCTCCGGAACCAGAAGATATTAAGGTGGAAGAGGGAAGGCTGCTTTCTATTTCGAAACTTTTTGCACGAGTGATCGATTTTAGGAGCCGATTTACGGCTGTTCACAGTGAAGGCGTTTCTTCTGTGGCTACTACCATTGCCTCTTGCCTGGAGCTTTCAGAAAATGATTGCACAGACATAGAAATAGCAGGATACCTGCATGATATTGGGAAATTGACGGTTCCGAGTGAAATTCTTGACAAGCCCGGTGACCTGACAGCAGAAGAGTACAATGTGATGAAAGGCCATACTTATTATGGCTATATTCTATTAAAAGACCTTGAAGGAATGGAGCGAATCAAAGACTATGTCTCTTTTCACCATGAAAAAATCAACGGAACAGGATACCCCTTCAAGCTTACAGGAAAGGAACTTCCAGTAGGAAGCCGGATCATGGCCGTAGCGGATATTTTAACCGCATTGACAGAAAATCGTCCCTATCGCAAAGGGATGACAAAAGACAAAGCCTTGCTTATTCTGGGAGAAATGGCAAAAGCAGAAGAATTAGACCCGGAAATAGTTCAATTAGCACAGGATTGTTATAGTGAAATCAGAGAAAGTCGAATCAAAGGGCAGGAACAAGCTCGGAGTCGATATGATACCTTTGCATCTAAAATTGGAGACAGAATCGATTAA
- the ppk2 gene encoding polyphosphate kinase 2, which translates to MSESKNQKKKEKEKKEKKEHEIVKINGVKQKKLKRKPYEKELIRLQEELVKLQEWIKHEGLKVVVIFEGRDAAGKGGVIKRITESLNPRICRVEALGTPTEREKTQWYFQRYVNRLPAAGEIVLFDRSWYNRAGVEKVMGFCSDEEHREFLRSCPEFERMLVRSGIILIKYWFSVSDEEQERRFQSRIEDPTKRWKLSPMDLESRKRWMEYSKAKDEMFAHTDIKQAPWYVVDADIKRHARLNTIRHLLGQIPYRDLTPEPIELPPRQDDMAYVRPPISDQTFVTDYYGGFVGSTE; encoded by the coding sequence ATGAGTGAATCAAAAAATCAAAAGAAAAAGGAAAAGGAAAAGAAGGAAAAAAAAGAGCATGAGATTGTAAAAATCAATGGAGTAAAACAAAAAAAACTGAAAAGAAAACCCTACGAAAAAGAGTTGATTCGTTTACAGGAAGAATTGGTAAAACTGCAGGAATGGATTAAACATGAAGGATTAAAAGTAGTGGTTATTTTTGAAGGAAGAGATGCGGCTGGTAAAGGAGGCGTGATCAAACGCATTACAGAAAGCTTAAATCCACGGATCTGTCGGGTAGAAGCTTTGGGGACACCAACAGAACGTGAAAAAACACAATGGTATTTTCAACGATATGTTAATCGATTGCCGGCGGCAGGAGAAATAGTTCTCTTTGACCGTAGCTGGTACAATCGGGCAGGAGTTGAGAAAGTGATGGGATTTTGCTCCGATGAAGAACATCGGGAATTTCTTAGGTCTTGCCCGGAGTTTGAACGAATGCTTGTCCGCTCCGGCATTATTCTAATTAAATACTGGTTTTCTGTTTCTGATGAAGAGCAGGAAAGGCGGTTTCAGTCACGGATCGAAGACCCGACCAAAAGATGGAAACTAAGTCCAATGGATCTGGAGTCCAGAAAAAGATGGATGGAATACTCGAAAGCAAAAGATGAAATGTTTGCGCATACCGACATTAAGCAAGCTCCCTGGTATGTGGTGGACGCGGATATTAAACGGCATGCAAGGCTTAATACCATTCGGCATTTATTAGGTCAAATTCCATACCGGGACTTGACTCCGGAACCAATTGAATTACCACCCCGACAAGATGATATGGCTTATGTACGTCCGCCAATATCAGACCAAACCTTTGTTACTGATTATTATGGAGGATTTGTTGGATCAACGGAGTAA
- a CDS encoding methyl-accepting chemotaxis protein, translating into MKLRTKFISGIGISIVVAMLALTIAINHRVGEMIDSVESDYNQLLESAVYAQMDAQLDSARMSVLTIANNTRIQALFAERDREQLSEELMPVYEILKDEVAQIQFHLPNSDSFLRLHMPENYGDSLRDFRFTVNEANEKKEIVEGLEEGRGGYGFRVVVPMFYQGRHTGSVEYGSDFGTRFLQDLKEDYGGDYFIYSLTDDSVSWVEGQEESFLASTASSDEWQPELSYRDNLEAGETVSLRSESEKESILMIPYYDYQGNVGGYIKVVTDRSTILGYYQQIYRVSYIISASVAILLALAMFLLLRKSILRPLQDLRESIQKVETGDFTVACKKHSRDEIGQLADSFNHMVETVREIIGNVKKASEAVSKSSRSLTETSDQNTRASEEVAKAVEDIASGATDQAERTEEGSAKAALLGEQIEGNTKLMEALKNSSREVFLSIQEGIQEIRNISESYETTDQAMQEVHQGIQQTDESAEKISQASHVITAIAEQTNLLALNAAIEAARAGEAGKGFAVVAEEIRELAEQSSRSTRQIDEVVNELNQNSRSAVERIEKGFEDLAKLQEAVKKSKAVYERIDVATEANQQNRSHLDNSMKEMESMKTDIMDTLQSLAAIAQENSASTEEVSASVEEQTASIAEVSNASDHLQNLSIQLYEMVQRFKV; encoded by the coding sequence ATGAAGCTACGAACAAAGTTTATTAGTGGAATTGGAATTAGCATTGTTGTTGCGATGTTGGCATTGACCATAGCAATCAATCATCGTGTAGGTGAAATGATTGACTCTGTGGAATCAGACTATAATCAGCTATTAGAAAGTGCTGTTTATGCTCAAATGGATGCTCAACTGGATAGTGCGAGAATGTCAGTATTAACTATTGCCAATAACACGAGGATTCAAGCGCTTTTTGCTGAGAGAGATCGTGAGCAGCTATCAGAAGAGCTAATGCCAGTGTATGAAATACTAAAGGACGAAGTAGCTCAGATACAATTTCATCTTCCAAACTCAGATTCTTTTCTAAGACTTCATATGCCGGAAAACTATGGCGATAGTTTGCGAGATTTTCGATTTACAGTCAACGAAGCTAATGAAAAAAAAGAAATTGTTGAAGGACTGGAAGAAGGGAGGGGCGGTTATGGATTCCGGGTAGTGGTGCCAATGTTTTATCAGGGACGCCATACCGGATCGGTAGAATATGGCAGCGACTTTGGAACAAGATTTTTGCAAGACTTGAAAGAAGATTACGGGGGAGACTACTTTATCTACTCCTTAACAGATGATTCCGTTTCTTGGGTTGAGGGTCAGGAGGAAAGTTTCCTGGCTTCTACGGCGAGTTCTGATGAGTGGCAACCGGAGTTGTCCTATAGAGACAACCTAGAAGCTGGTGAAACGGTTAGCCTACGGTCAGAAAGTGAAAAAGAAAGTATTTTAATGATTCCTTATTACGATTATCAGGGAAACGTAGGCGGATATATAAAAGTGGTTACCGATAGAAGTACCATACTGGGATATTATCAGCAAATATACCGGGTATCATATATCATTTCCGCTTCTGTGGCTATTTTGCTAGCATTAGCGATGTTTTTATTATTAAGAAAGTCGATCCTAAGACCACTACAAGACTTGCGAGAGAGTATTCAGAAAGTAGAAACCGGAGATTTTACCGTTGCGTGTAAAAAACATTCCCGAGATGAAATTGGTCAACTGGCTGATTCCTTTAATCATATGGTTGAAACGGTAAGAGAAATAATAGGAAATGTAAAAAAAGCTTCGGAAGCAGTTTCAAAATCTTCTAGATCTCTCACAGAAACTTCTGATCAAAATACCAGAGCATCTGAAGAAGTGGCAAAAGCGGTGGAAGACATAGCTTCTGGAGCTACTGATCAGGCGGAAAGAACGGAAGAAGGTTCTGCTAAAGCGGCCTTATTAGGAGAGCAGATTGAGGGAAATACTAAGTTAATGGAAGCACTTAAAAATTCGTCAAGAGAAGTGTTTTTAAGTATTCAAGAAGGCATTCAAGAAATAAGGAATATTTCTGAAAGCTACGAAACCACAGATCAAGCAATGCAAGAGGTTCATCAAGGTATCCAGCAAACGGATGAAAGTGCTGAAAAAATAAGTCAAGCTAGTCATGTTATTACAGCTATTGCAGAACAGACGAATCTCTTAGCCTTAAATGCAGCAATAGAAGCTGCACGGGCAGGAGAGGCTGGGAAAGGTTTTGCTGTTGTGGCGGAAGAAATAAGGGAATTAGCCGAGCAGTCTAGCAGATCTACTCGTCAGATTGATGAGGTAGTTAATGAATTAAATCAAAACTCGAGAAGTGCTGTTGAAAGAATAGAAAAAGGCTTTGAAGATTTAGCAAAACTTCAGGAAGCTGTTAAAAAATCAAAAGCAGTCTACGAGAGAATAGATGTGGCAACCGAAGCCAATCAACAAAACCGGAGTCACCTGGATAACTCAATGAAAGAAATGGAATCCATGAAAACAGACATAATGGACACGCTACAAAGTTTAGCAGCTATTGCGCAGGAAAACTCAGCATCTACCGAAGAAGTTTCTGCTTCTGTAGAAGAACAAACCGCATCGATAGCAGAAGTATCAAATGCTAGTGATCATTTACAAAATCTGTCTATCCAACTCTATGAAATGGTACAGCGGTTTAAAGTATAA